DNA from Acidobacteriota bacterium:
CCGGCGACCAGGTCGATGCCGTTGAGGATCTCGTCGGCCGTCCCGGCGATGGTCAGGCCCCGCACCGGGAAGGCGATCCGCCCGTTCTCGATCCAGAAGCCGGACGCGCCGCCGCTGAAGTTGCCGTTGACCGGGTTGATGCCGTAGCCGGTGACCTCCTTGACCAGGAGCCCGGTCTCGGTCGCCGCGATGACGTCGTCGTACTTGGCCGTTCCGGCCAGCATGAAGAAGTTGTGCGGCCCGATCCCGGGCAGGCCGTCGAAGCCGCCGCGCGAGGCGTTGCCCGTGCTCCGGACCCCGGCCCGCCTGGCCACGGCGGTGTTGTACATAAACCCCTTGAGCACGCCCTTGTCGACGATGACCCGCTTCCGGGTCGGCACGCCCTCGCCGTCGAACGGCGCGCTGGCCATGCCCTTCTCGCGGGTGCCGTCGTCGACGAGCGTCAGGAGCTCCGAGCCGATCCTCTGGTCCATCTTCCCGGCCAGGAAGCTCGCGCCCTGCAGGACGCGCTCGCCGTTGACCGCCCCGAGGATGCCGCCCAGCAGCGCGCCGGCGACGTCGGCGTGGAAGATGACGGCGGCCTTCTGCGTCTTGACCGGCCGCGGATCGAGCGCCTCGCAGGCCGTCCGGGCCGCCTTGGCGGCGACGTCCTCGGCCGGCTTGAGGTCGCCGTAGAACCGCCGGCTGCAGGAATCCGA
Protein-coding regions in this window:
- a CDS encoding TldD/PmbA family protein; this translates as MDIKGTAEQLVKRCLKKGADAAEVYIETGRNLSLDVRKGDIETVQEAVAAGAGIRVFVKGRMAFACSNDLGEKALEDAAGRAVEFARITTADPNNVLPDDKGETAVAGLYDPRIAQAPMEEKIELAKRLEKLAMKDPRVTKSDGAGYRESEGEVAIANSNGLLKGYRFSGCGFGVSVVAEKGEQKSSGSDSCSRRFYGDLKPAEDVAAKAARTACEALDPRPVKTQKAAVIFHADVAGALLGGILGAVNGERVLQGASFLAGKMDQRIGSELLTLVDDGTREKGMASAPFDGEGVPTRKRVIVDKGVLKGFMYNTAVARRAGVRSTGNASRGGFDGLPGIGPHNFFMLAGTAKYDDVIAATETGLLVKEVTGYGINPVNGNFSGGASGFWIENGRIAFPVRGLTIAGTADEILNGIDLVAGDLDQNETVAAPTVRIKLLQIGGE